In Clostridiales bacterium, the DNA window AATAAAAAGACGAAAATGCTTTTTGGGCAAGCAAAATCTTGCAGCCTGTTTGCCGCTTCACAGACTGCAAGATTTTTAGGTTTTTTAAAATCAAGTTTTCGTCTATTATATAATACGGGGTCTTGATATCTGCCAAATAATCCATTTAATCCACCAATACGGGATTGAAATTTTCTTTCCAGGGCAAGCCCCACTTGTTCAGCGCGTCCATAAAAGGATCGGGATCGAGCTGCTCCATATTAAATACGCCCTCGCCTTTCCAAATACCTTTTAGGATAA includes these proteins:
- a CDS encoding saccharopine dehydrogenase family protein, with translation ILKGIWKGEGVFNMEQLDPDPFMDALNKWGLPWKENFNPVLVD